One part of the Neodiprion virginianus isolate iyNeoVirg1 chromosome 3, iyNeoVirg1.1, whole genome shotgun sequence genome encodes these proteins:
- the LOC124300894 gene encoding tubby-related protein 4 isoform X5 encodes MQPWQILVTLVYFGTTAGQLIVMDVHGAMVSEVQLAAAVTSMAWSAEKFKMEEGDDDVTGSQCSQDERSYVLAVCLADGNIILLRSFDDVSPVTIRTGLRSPLLAEWSNSKKLLAVAGIKDSDHVFQPNPQEFTNLLQFYSDTGVLVYTTAIPYTQCPVSALTWGHNDRRLFVATGARVHAAWVSRRVGSLQLLSRLAVRAALSRESSVQQLPLPPRLRALVAALFASTIRCCVPEPRELRRFVSRPPPGGGRLHCTMLRHAGEPAPCYTLYLEYLGGLVPLLKGRRTSKIRPEFVIFDPQSQETLQTTDFSTQYQAYSDGSDTERDTADLCGSPRNRRKNRRRREEKPVEETDDLAYVDTLPEHARLVEVTSNIWGTKFKIHGLTDSVPANLGQVTYRTSLLHLQPRQMTLVMTELRDDVPAGPDPTFNPNLFSEDEEEVFQEPQGSSRGSLEAQPPPIAPMTPRNSRLNANRPKSQISNQFITSEALSPALARAESYEDEFSYVDLQDMVSFCENLRATSGNTYRTPPRHNSPRCCDVPTLQSPKNAVAPTQTLIATSNPNTDYTGNIQRVKTALADQQTNMATKKDIENNKMNQISDEKSSLTSNPGSVIPLSIQGGGNLGSGSCSPSTIINGLSNPVNCPPGQSIFLNGLSGIGGSSGAVLQAASNIQNSGIQMSQMSVHSKNSLNLAGSVNGSTGLGCSSGNLNGMPTNSKSAGSANGRCNGPGSPTCSGQVHVAQSQCPLTTSQPNGGQQSSKRKDAKPQGCCGKSSPGGNQVGIAPGKSEELRYIDEENSLELGTVQFRTVHRTPTVVSIGPLCLADPIVRSCSVGYLDLVDAQLVPCEVALRMLRKEAPNKRLVLVSRKTKKRRKNKPQTEISQPNRKPPRLKNCGKSRSLDSSDIFPSTEQIATVPQLPEHLEEASNPESPESKHVEAVADLVETTPPTEANSKREKADTELQETPEVIPEKPARLEACPSPVRGSSPSGSIASSLDGLAARLRDFDESHSLPPPSPRLTSRLPRSSPSSPAPSKKGKRPASASPIRRRLLSSPLLSRRPRKSRGESSDDEGLPQEESPRNYRNLETFQKAQLRQKLKQRGAGSSGHKSDIFNKREELRMHNKAPMWNESSQVYQLDFGGRVTQESAKNFQIEFRGKQVMQFGRIDGKAYTLDFQYPFSALQAFAVALANVTQRLK; translated from the exons ATGCAGCCTTGGCAGATCCTCGTAACTCTG GTCTACTTCGGAACGACGGCGGGTCAGCTGATAGTGATGGATGTTCACGGAGCAATGGTGTCGGAGGTTCAATTGGCAGCGGCGGTGACATCGATGGCTTGGAGTGcagagaaattcaaaatggaaGAAGGGGACGACGACGTAACCGGTAGCCAGTGTTCGCAAG ACGAACGGAGCTACGTGTTGGCGGTTTGTCTCGCCGACGGAAATATCATCCTGCTGCGTTCCTTCGACGACGTTTCACCCGTGACGATACGAACAGGGTTGAGGTCACCTCTGCTTGCCGAGTGGAGCAATTCCAAGAAGCTTTTGGCAGTCGCTGGTATCAAGGATTCCGACCATGTTTTTCAACCCAATCCCCAGGAGTTCACGAATTTATTACAGTTCTACTCCGATACCGGCGTTCTGGTCTACACGACGGCGATACCGTACACGCAA TGTCCGGTATCGGCGTTGACCTGGGGTCATAACGACAGAAGATTGTTCGTTGCAACAGGAGCGCGAGTCCACGCAGCTTGGGTATCTAG ACGGGTTGGTTCTCTCCAGTTACTCTCAAGGCTTGCTGTCCGCGCTGCTCTCTCCAGAGAATCCAGCGTGCAGCAGCTACCTTTGCCTCCAAGACTGAGAGCCTTAGTCGCTGCCCTTTTCGCAAGCACCATAAG ATGCTGCGTACCCGAGCCGAGAGAATTGCGGCGTTTCGTATCGCGTCCGCCTCCCGGGGGTGGCCGGCTTCACTGTACGATGCTTCGGCACGCGGGTGAGCCAGCGCCGTGTTACACACTGTACTTGGAGTATCTCGGAGGCTTAGTACCACTGCTCAAGGGTAGAAGGACGAGCAAAATTCGTCCAGAGTTTGTGATATTCGATCCGCAAAGTCAAGAGACGCTACAGACGACAGATTTTTCCACGCAGTATCAGGCTTACAGCGACGGCTCTGACACCGAAAGAGACACTGCGGATTTGTGCGGATCGCCGAGGAACAGAAGAAAGAACAGAAGGAGGCGGGAGGAAAAACCCGTAGAAGAAACCGACGACCTCGCGTACGTCGACACTCTGCCTGAG CACGCGAGATTGGTGGAAGTTACGTCAAACATTTGGGGGACCAAGTTCAAGATTCACGGACTGACCGACTCCGTTCCCGCTAACTTGGGTCAAGTTACATATCGAACGTCTCTCTTGCATCTGCAGCCAAGACAGATGACACTGGTCATGACTGAGTTGAGAGATGATGTACCGGCGG GTCCAGACCCGACTTTCAATCCGAACCTTTTCTCCGAGGATGAAGAAGAAGTGTTCCAGGAGCCGCAGGGAAGCTCACGCGGTAGTTTGGAGGCCCAACCGCCGCCAATCGCCCCAATGACCCCGAGGAATTCCCGACTGAACGCGAATCGTCCAAAATCGCAGATTTCCAACCAATTCATAACGTCGGAAGCTCTTTCGCCGGCGCTCGCGCGGGCCGAGAGTTACGAGGACGAATTTTCGTACGTCGATTTGCAGGACATGGTGAGCTTCTGCGAGAACCTCAGAGCCACGTCTGGTAACACGTACAGAACACCGCCGCGACACAACTCGCCGAGATGCTGCGACGTCCCGACGTTACAGTCTCCGAAAAACGCGGTAGCGCCGACGCAGACCTTGATAGCAACCTCAAACCCGAACACGGACTACACGGGTAACATTCAAAGGGTAAAAACAGCGCTGGCTGACCAACAGACGAACATGGCGACGAAAAAGGATATCGAGAACAACAAAATGAATCAAATATCAGACGAGAAGTCGAGCCTGACCTCGAACCCCGGTAGCGTCATCCCCCTCTCGATCCAGGGTGGAGGTAATTTGGGCTCGGGTTCTTGCTCACCGAGTACAATAATCAACGGCTTAAGCAACCCCGTTAACTGTCCCCCGGGACAGTCAATATTCCTGAACGGTTTAAGCGGCATCGGAGGTTCAAGTGGCGCAGTTCTGCAGGCAGCTTCTAACATCCAAAATTCCGGGATTCAGATGAGTCAGATGTCGGTGCATTCTAAGAACAGTCTGAACTTAGCGGGTAGCGTGAACGGCTCCACTGGGCTCGGTTGCTCGAGCGGAAATTTGAACGGCATGCCGACGAATTCGAAGAGTGCTGGGAGTGCGAATGGTCGGTGCAACGGGCCGGGTTCACCGACTTGTTCAGGCCAAGTGCATGTGGCCCAGAGTCAGTGTCCATTGACAACTAGTCAACCGAACGGCGGCCAGCAGAGTTCCAAGAGAAAAGACGCGAAGCCGCAGGGTTGCTGCGGAAAGTCGAGCCCTGGAGGAAACCAGGTGGGAATAGCGCCGGGAAAATCCGAAGAGCTTCGGTATATCGACGAGGAGAATTCCCTCGAGTTGGGCACTGTTCAGTTTCGGACCGTCCATAGAACTCCGACGGTGGTTAGCATCGGACCACTTTGTCTCGCTGACCCGATAGTGAGAAGCTGCAGCGTCGGCTATCTGGACTTGGTCGACGCACAGTTGGTGCCTTGCGAGGTGGCGCTCAGGATGCTACGGAAAGAAGCGCCGAACAAGAGACTGGTGCTCGTTTCTCGGAAGACCAAAAAGAGACGGAAGAACAAACCGCAGACCGAGATCTCACAGCCGAACAGAAAACCTCCGAGGTTGAAAAACTGCGGTAAATCGCGCAGCTTAGACTCCAGCGACATATTTCCGAGTACCGAACAGATCGCCACAGTGCCTCAGCTGCCCGAACACCTAGAAGAGGCTTCGAACCCCGAATCTCCGGAAAGCAAACACGTTGAGGCCGTCGCGGATCTCGTCGAGACCACTCCTCCTACTGAGGCCAATTCTAAACGCGAAAAGGCGGATACTGAGCTCCAAGAAACGCCCGAAGTCATACCTGAAAAGCCCGCCAGATTAGAGGCTTGTCCGTCTCCGGTCAG AGGGTCCAGTCCAAGTGgctcgatcgcttcttcgctGGACGGACTCGCAGCTAGGCTGAGAGATTTCGACGAGAGTCACTCCCTGCCACCACCGTCTCCACGTCTGACTTCAAG GTTGCCCAGAAGTTCACCTAGCAGCCCAGCACCGTCAAAGAAAGGGAAACGACCGGCGTCCGCTTCCCCAATCAGACGAAGGCTTTTGTCCAGTCCTCTGCTGAGCAGACGACCCAGAAAAAGTCGGGGGGAAAGTTCAGACGACGAAGGGTTGCCCCAGGAGGAATCGCCAAGGAATTATCGCAACTTGGAGACCTTCCAGAAGGCCCAACTTCGCCAAAAG TTGAAACAGCGAGGCGCCGGATCCTCGGGGCATAAATCAgacattttcaacaaacgaGAGGAACTGCGGATGCACAACAAGGCTCCGATGTGGAACGAGTCGAGTCAGGTGTACCAACTCGACTTTGGCGGCAGAGTCACTCAAGAGagtgcaaaaaattttcaaatcgaatttAGGGGCAAGCAG GTGATGCAGTTCGGTAGGATAGACGGTAAAGCCTACACTCTGGACTTCCAATACCCCTTCAGTGCATTGCAGGCCTTCGCCGTGGCACTTGCAAATGTTACACAGCGGCTCAAGTAA
- the LOC124300894 gene encoding tubby-related protein 4 isoform X1, which translates to MHLHFEKNNNAKCDCNILSLSWMGKVPDELPEDEGWKLNRTNYYQEGWLATGNARGLVGVTFTTSHCRTRAAELPLRTNYNLRGHRSEVIMVKWNEPYQKLASCDSSGVIFVWIKYEGKWSIELINDRSTPVTYFSWSHDGRMALICYQDGFVLVGSVAGQRYWSSMLNDQATITCGIWTPDDQQVYFGTTAGQLIVMDVHGAMVSEVQLAAAVTSMAWSAEKFKMEEGDDDVTGSQCSQDERSYVLAVCLADGNIILLRSFDDVSPVTIRTGLRSPLLAEWSNSKKLLAVAGIKDSDHVFQPNPQEFTNLLQFYSDTGVLVYTTAIPYTQCPVSALTWGHNDRRLFVATGARVHAAWVSRRVGSLQLLSRLAVRAALSRESSVQQLPLPPRLRALVAALFASTIRCCVPEPRELRRFVSRPPPGGGRLHCTMLRHAGEPAPCYTLYLEYLGGLVPLLKGRRTSKIRPEFVIFDPQSQETLQTTDFSTQYQAYSDGSDTERDTADLCGSPRNRRKNRRRREEKPVEETDDLAYVDTLPEHARLVEVTSNIWGTKFKIHGLTDSVPANLGQVTYRTSLLHLQPRQMTLVMTELRDDVPAGPDPTFNPNLFSEDEEEVFQEPQGSSRGSLEAQPPPIAPMTPRNSRLNANRPKSQISNQFITSEALSPALARAESYEDEFSYVDLQDMVSFCENLRATSGNTYRTPPRHNSPRCCDVPTLQSPKNAVAPTQTLIATSNPNTDYTGNIQRVKTALADQQTNMATKKDIENNKMNQISDEKSSLTSNPGSVIPLSIQGGGNLGSGSCSPSTIINGLSNPVNCPPGQSIFLNGLSGIGGSSGAVLQAASNIQNSGIQMSQMSVHSKNSLNLAGSVNGSTGLGCSSGNLNGMPTNSKSAGSANGRCNGPGSPTCSGQVHVAQSQCPLTTSQPNGGQQSSKRKDAKPQGCCGKSSPGGNQVGIAPGKSEELRYIDEENSLELGTVQFRTVHRTPTVVSIGPLCLADPIVRSCSVGYLDLVDAQLVPCEVALRMLRKEAPNKRLVLVSRKTKKRRKNKPQTEISQPNRKPPRLKNCGKSRSLDSSDIFPSTEQIATVPQLPEHLEEASNPESPESKHVEAVADLVETTPPTEANSKREKADTELQETPEVIPEKPARLEACPSPVRGSSPSGSIASSLDGLAARLRDFDESHSLPPPSPRLTSRLPRSSPSSPAPSKKGKRPASASPIRRRLLSSPLLSRRPRKSRGESSDDEGLPQEESPRNYRNLETFQKAQLRQKLKQRGAGSSGHKSDIFNKREELRMHNKAPMWNESSQVYQLDFGGRVTQESAKNFQIEFRGKQVMQFGRIDGKAYTLDFQYPFSALQAFAVALANVTQRLK; encoded by the exons GACGAAGGATGGAAGCTGAACAGAACAAATTATTACCAAGAAGGTTGGCTGGCTACGGGAAACGCGAGGGGACTGGTGGGGGTGACTTTTACCACTTCGCATTGCAGAACCAGAGCCGCCGAGCTACCTCTTCGAACGAACTATAACCTCAGGGGTCACAGAAGCGAG GTGATCATGGTCAAGTGGAACGAACCCTATCAGAAATTGGCGTCTTGTGATAGCTCGGGGGTGATTTTCGTGTGGATAAAGTACGAAGGAAAGTGGAGCATCGAGCTGATAAATGACCGAAGTACACCGGTCACCTATTTCTCCTGGTCTCACGACGGTCGAATGGCCCTAATATGTTATCAG GATGGCTTTGTCTTAGTGGGCAGCGTTGCTGGCCAGAGATATTGGTCATCGATGCTCAATGACCAGGCAACCATCACGTGTGGAATTTGGACTCCAGACGATCAGCAG GTCTACTTCGGAACGACGGCGGGTCAGCTGATAGTGATGGATGTTCACGGAGCAATGGTGTCGGAGGTTCAATTGGCAGCGGCGGTGACATCGATGGCTTGGAGTGcagagaaattcaaaatggaaGAAGGGGACGACGACGTAACCGGTAGCCAGTGTTCGCAAG ACGAACGGAGCTACGTGTTGGCGGTTTGTCTCGCCGACGGAAATATCATCCTGCTGCGTTCCTTCGACGACGTTTCACCCGTGACGATACGAACAGGGTTGAGGTCACCTCTGCTTGCCGAGTGGAGCAATTCCAAGAAGCTTTTGGCAGTCGCTGGTATCAAGGATTCCGACCATGTTTTTCAACCCAATCCCCAGGAGTTCACGAATTTATTACAGTTCTACTCCGATACCGGCGTTCTGGTCTACACGACGGCGATACCGTACACGCAA TGTCCGGTATCGGCGTTGACCTGGGGTCATAACGACAGAAGATTGTTCGTTGCAACAGGAGCGCGAGTCCACGCAGCTTGGGTATCTAG ACGGGTTGGTTCTCTCCAGTTACTCTCAAGGCTTGCTGTCCGCGCTGCTCTCTCCAGAGAATCCAGCGTGCAGCAGCTACCTTTGCCTCCAAGACTGAGAGCCTTAGTCGCTGCCCTTTTCGCAAGCACCATAAG ATGCTGCGTACCCGAGCCGAGAGAATTGCGGCGTTTCGTATCGCGTCCGCCTCCCGGGGGTGGCCGGCTTCACTGTACGATGCTTCGGCACGCGGGTGAGCCAGCGCCGTGTTACACACTGTACTTGGAGTATCTCGGAGGCTTAGTACCACTGCTCAAGGGTAGAAGGACGAGCAAAATTCGTCCAGAGTTTGTGATATTCGATCCGCAAAGTCAAGAGACGCTACAGACGACAGATTTTTCCACGCAGTATCAGGCTTACAGCGACGGCTCTGACACCGAAAGAGACACTGCGGATTTGTGCGGATCGCCGAGGAACAGAAGAAAGAACAGAAGGAGGCGGGAGGAAAAACCCGTAGAAGAAACCGACGACCTCGCGTACGTCGACACTCTGCCTGAG CACGCGAGATTGGTGGAAGTTACGTCAAACATTTGGGGGACCAAGTTCAAGATTCACGGACTGACCGACTCCGTTCCCGCTAACTTGGGTCAAGTTACATATCGAACGTCTCTCTTGCATCTGCAGCCAAGACAGATGACACTGGTCATGACTGAGTTGAGAGATGATGTACCGGCGG GTCCAGACCCGACTTTCAATCCGAACCTTTTCTCCGAGGATGAAGAAGAAGTGTTCCAGGAGCCGCAGGGAAGCTCACGCGGTAGTTTGGAGGCCCAACCGCCGCCAATCGCCCCAATGACCCCGAGGAATTCCCGACTGAACGCGAATCGTCCAAAATCGCAGATTTCCAACCAATTCATAACGTCGGAAGCTCTTTCGCCGGCGCTCGCGCGGGCCGAGAGTTACGAGGACGAATTTTCGTACGTCGATTTGCAGGACATGGTGAGCTTCTGCGAGAACCTCAGAGCCACGTCTGGTAACACGTACAGAACACCGCCGCGACACAACTCGCCGAGATGCTGCGACGTCCCGACGTTACAGTCTCCGAAAAACGCGGTAGCGCCGACGCAGACCTTGATAGCAACCTCAAACCCGAACACGGACTACACGGGTAACATTCAAAGGGTAAAAACAGCGCTGGCTGACCAACAGACGAACATGGCGACGAAAAAGGATATCGAGAACAACAAAATGAATCAAATATCAGACGAGAAGTCGAGCCTGACCTCGAACCCCGGTAGCGTCATCCCCCTCTCGATCCAGGGTGGAGGTAATTTGGGCTCGGGTTCTTGCTCACCGAGTACAATAATCAACGGCTTAAGCAACCCCGTTAACTGTCCCCCGGGACAGTCAATATTCCTGAACGGTTTAAGCGGCATCGGAGGTTCAAGTGGCGCAGTTCTGCAGGCAGCTTCTAACATCCAAAATTCCGGGATTCAGATGAGTCAGATGTCGGTGCATTCTAAGAACAGTCTGAACTTAGCGGGTAGCGTGAACGGCTCCACTGGGCTCGGTTGCTCGAGCGGAAATTTGAACGGCATGCCGACGAATTCGAAGAGTGCTGGGAGTGCGAATGGTCGGTGCAACGGGCCGGGTTCACCGACTTGTTCAGGCCAAGTGCATGTGGCCCAGAGTCAGTGTCCATTGACAACTAGTCAACCGAACGGCGGCCAGCAGAGTTCCAAGAGAAAAGACGCGAAGCCGCAGGGTTGCTGCGGAAAGTCGAGCCCTGGAGGAAACCAGGTGGGAATAGCGCCGGGAAAATCCGAAGAGCTTCGGTATATCGACGAGGAGAATTCCCTCGAGTTGGGCACTGTTCAGTTTCGGACCGTCCATAGAACTCCGACGGTGGTTAGCATCGGACCACTTTGTCTCGCTGACCCGATAGTGAGAAGCTGCAGCGTCGGCTATCTGGACTTGGTCGACGCACAGTTGGTGCCTTGCGAGGTGGCGCTCAGGATGCTACGGAAAGAAGCGCCGAACAAGAGACTGGTGCTCGTTTCTCGGAAGACCAAAAAGAGACGGAAGAACAAACCGCAGACCGAGATCTCACAGCCGAACAGAAAACCTCCGAGGTTGAAAAACTGCGGTAAATCGCGCAGCTTAGACTCCAGCGACATATTTCCGAGTACCGAACAGATCGCCACAGTGCCTCAGCTGCCCGAACACCTAGAAGAGGCTTCGAACCCCGAATCTCCGGAAAGCAAACACGTTGAGGCCGTCGCGGATCTCGTCGAGACCACTCCTCCTACTGAGGCCAATTCTAAACGCGAAAAGGCGGATACTGAGCTCCAAGAAACGCCCGAAGTCATACCTGAAAAGCCCGCCAGATTAGAGGCTTGTCCGTCTCCGGTCAG AGGGTCCAGTCCAAGTGgctcgatcgcttcttcgctGGACGGACTCGCAGCTAGGCTGAGAGATTTCGACGAGAGTCACTCCCTGCCACCACCGTCTCCACGTCTGACTTCAAG GTTGCCCAGAAGTTCACCTAGCAGCCCAGCACCGTCAAAGAAAGGGAAACGACCGGCGTCCGCTTCCCCAATCAGACGAAGGCTTTTGTCCAGTCCTCTGCTGAGCAGACGACCCAGAAAAAGTCGGGGGGAAAGTTCAGACGACGAAGGGTTGCCCCAGGAGGAATCGCCAAGGAATTATCGCAACTTGGAGACCTTCCAGAAGGCCCAACTTCGCCAAAAG TTGAAACAGCGAGGCGCCGGATCCTCGGGGCATAAATCAgacattttcaacaaacgaGAGGAACTGCGGATGCACAACAAGGCTCCGATGTGGAACGAGTCGAGTCAGGTGTACCAACTCGACTTTGGCGGCAGAGTCACTCAAGAGagtgcaaaaaattttcaaatcgaatttAGGGGCAAGCAG GTGATGCAGTTCGGTAGGATAGACGGTAAAGCCTACACTCTGGACTTCCAATACCCCTTCAGTGCATTGCAGGCCTTCGCCGTGGCACTTGCAAATGTTACACAGCGGCTCAAGTAA